CGAACAAGGTTCCGGCATTCCTCTTTAAATTCTGGCACAAGTGGAAAGACTGGACAGCCGGCTGCATCGCCGTCACGAACGACGAAATCGAGGAAATCTACGACGTTGTCAAGGATGGAACCCCGATAACCATCAAGCCATAAAATATCGGCTTTTAGGGCGGAGCCCTAGGCGAGGGGAAGGCTTTCCCCTCCCCTTTCGCGCAAAATTTTATATATTATGCTTATACCGGTGAGGTTTATATGAATGCCATAAGACCCGTTTCAGACTTGCAAGATTGTCTCGAAGACATTTCCAAGACCGTCCACGAATCTGGACAGCCTGTGTTCTTGACTAAAGACGGCTATGGCGACATGGTTCTTATGAGCATGGAAGCGTTCGCTCATTTTCAAATTGAAAATGAAATCTACGCCAAGTTACATGAGGCCGAACTGCAGGCACAGGAATCCACCAAAAGATATTCTTCTGAAGAAATCCTAAAAGAAATCGGACAACTTACCGCTGTATGAACTACAGAGTAGAATATCTACCCTTAGCCCTGTCCGATTTGAAGAGTGCGACCGCACACATTTCTAACGAACTCGGGATGCCCAAAGCCGCAACAGAGCTTATCGAGCGCATCGTTGGCGACATTGACTCATTAGCCGATTTCCCATATTCACAGCCAGCCTACACTCCCATAAAGCCCCTAAAACACGACTTCAGAAGGATGGTCGTACAGAACTATTCCGTATTCTATTGGGTTGACGAAAACTCCAAAACAATAACAGTTGCTCGAATTCTGTACAACCGAAGAAACATCATTTCATTAATTCGATAACGGCATCTACACAAAAACAATAGAGGTCTCTCGGGATTACTCCAAGTTTTAGGGCGGATAGGATTCACAAAGTCATGTTCTCCTCACCTATCGACAACATTCTCGTAGAAAAGGCGAAACGCCAAATGCACTTGCGCAACGGCGAGAATGTCGTCAAGACGTACAGGATTTCGCTTGGCAAGAATCCCGTGGGTGCGAAGGTCAAGTCCGGTGACAACAAGACGCCCGAAGGTGAGTACACCATCGAACTTCACAACCCCAAAAGCGTCTTTCACTTATCGCTGAAGGTTTCGTACCCGAATGCGGAGCAAATCAAGGCCGCGAAAGAAGGCAACTACGAGCCCGGTAGCGATATCATGATCCACGGCTACCCGAACAAGGTTCCTGCATTCCTCTTTAAATTCTGGCACAAGAGGAAAGACTGGACAGCCGGCTGCATCGCCGTCACGAACGACGAAATCGAGGAAATCTACGACGTTGTCAAAGACGGAACACCGATAACCATCAAGCCTTAGAATGTTGAGCGCCAAAGAGATTAATTTTAAAAACAAGCAATATGGTTCTCGAGCGTTCATTTAACATTTTGTATATTACAAAATGTTAAACGAGACGTTTATGGGAACCCCTTCTGTTTATGAAGTTTTTTCTGAACTTCCCTAAGTTTCTTTCGGATTTCTTGATTTTTTTCAAAAAAAAGCTAAATTGCGGGCCAAACGGAGATGTTCTTGATGAAAAAGGTTTGGTCTTTTCTGTCGCTATTGTCCCTCACACTTGTCGCTTGCACGGGTTCGGGTTCCACGACACCGTCTTCTGAAATCGACGTGGACCGGTTCATTGTTACGGACATGATGGCCTATGAATTCACCGACTCATCTCTGATTCAGATTCAGGGCCAGTGCGAGGAAGAACATGGCGAACTTGTCTGGTCAATAAACGGGA
The DNA window shown above is from uncultured Fibrobacter sp. and carries:
- a CDS encoding L,D-transpeptidase translates to NKVPAFLFKFWHKWKDWTAGCIAVTNDEIEEIYDVVKDGTPITIKP
- a CDS encoding type II toxin-antitoxin system Phd/YefM family antitoxin; this encodes MNAIRPVSDLQDCLEDISKTVHESGQPVFLTKDGYGDMVLMSMEAFAHFQIENEIYAKLHEAELQAQESTKRYSSEEILKEIGQLTAV
- a CDS encoding type II toxin-antitoxin system RelE/ParE family toxin yields the protein MNYRVEYLPLALSDLKSATAHISNELGMPKAATELIERIVGDIDSLADFPYSQPAYTPIKPLKHDFRRMVVQNYSVFYWVDENSKTITVARILYNRRNIISLIR
- a CDS encoding L,D-transpeptidase family protein is translated as MFSSPIDNILVEKAKRQMHLRNGENVVKTYRISLGKNPVGAKVKSGDNKTPEGEYTIELHNPKSVFHLSLKVSYPNAEQIKAAKEGNYEPGSDIMIHGYPNKVPAFLFKFWHKRKDWTAGCIAVTNDEIEEIYDVVKDGTPITIKP